The following proteins are co-located in the Apis mellifera strain DH4 linkage group LG9, Amel_HAv3.1, whole genome shotgun sequence genome:
- the LOC411358 gene encoding trypsin-1 → MCIRTTICLAVIVAVVACTVNCEEVQSSVIKEGINLNATQYNATINDDKNFWDWILAGILSPSDSTTENPKPGTPEECLPCKCGLTNVQRRIVGGVETQVNQYPWMVLLMYRGRFYCGGSVISSFYVVTAAHCVDRFDPKLISVRILEHDRNSTTEAKTQEFRVDKVIKHSGYSTYNYNNDIALIKLKDAIRFEGKMRPVCLPERAKTFAGLNGTVTGWGATAESGAISQTLQEVTVPILSNADCRASKYPSQRITDNMLCAGYKEGSKDSCQGDSGGPLHVVNVDTYQIVGIVSWGEGCARPGYPGVYTRVNRYLSWISRNTEDSCYC, encoded by the exons ATGTGTATCCGCACGACAATCTGTTTGGCCGTCATCGTGGCCGTGGTCGCGTGTACTGTTAATTGCGAGGAA GTGCAGTCGTCGGTAATCAAAGAGGGGATAAATTTAAACGCAACACAATACAATGCAACAATTAACgatgacaaaaatttttgggATTGGATATTGGCCGGGATATTGTCCCCTAGTGATTCCACGACTGAAAATCCGAAACCAGGAACTCCTGAAGAGTGTTTACCTTGCA aatGCGGTTTGACGAACGTACAGAGACGTATCGTCGGTGGTGTCGAGACTCAAGTTAATCAATATCCATGGATGGTTTTATTGATGTACAGAGGACGATTCTATTGCGGTGGATCTGTTATAAGCTCTTTTTACGTAGTAACTGCCGCCCATTGTGTCGACAG GTTCGATCCCAAGCTCATATCGGTGCGGATATTGGAACACGATCGTAACTCCACCACAGAGGCAAAGACGCAAGAATTTCGTGTCGATAAAGTGATTAAGCATAGCGGTTATTCGacgtataattataacaatgacATCGCGCTCATCAAACTGAAGGAcgcgattcgattcgagggaAAGATGAGACCTGTTTGTCTTCCAGAACGAG cGAAAACTTTTGCCGGATTGAATGGAACAGTGACAGGTTGGGGGGCGACAGCCGAGTCTGGCGCCATATCACAAACTCTACAGGAAGTCACGGTTCCGATTCTCTCGAACGCCGATTGTCGCGCCAGTAAATATCCATCGCAAAGGATTACGGACAACATGCTGTGCGCCGGTTACAAAGAGGGAAGCAAGGATTCGTGTCAG gGAGACAGTGGTGGTCCCCTGCATGTCGTCAACGTGGATACGTATCAAATAGTCG GAATCGTATCTTGGGGCGAAGGATGCGCAAGGCCTGGTTACCCTGGTGTTTACACCAGGGTGAATCGTTACCTCTCGTGGATAAGTCGCAACACCGAGGACTCTTGTTACTGTTGA